From Oryza sativa Japonica Group chromosome 4, ASM3414082v1, one genomic window encodes:
- the LOC107280527 gene encoding disease resistance protein RPM1 isoform X1 gives MDEDGNVGIGGKYTDGLISHSLRVSKQRSCVHKYAAGANVSLQCRSSKQEHMSTTEVRFEDWMAEAVVFGILCKIGSILSSHLTQAFVAHLGKEVSVFIEIESSIKQIRSEFRLMQAFLQDGQEKESHSRLAETFLHEVQQVSFEVEDILDEFVYLFGQKQTASLKSLRNFFPKSKSMMHWQRLAAELKEAQNRLQNLRNLKVQYNIDLSEESPSSIRYEDSQVHTIQHIKHNNKIVGFANERDCLQELLMTNEKSCSIISIWGMGGSGKTTLVKTVFERKAIKNRFDCLIWVTVSQTYDITEIMRKIIQCALKETCPADLESMCSEGVALKLQGTLQGRTYMMILDDVWDTNVWFNLEPFLDLNSRGSKVVITTRINDVASLADDKNRLQLRGLNEAESWDLFCMWAFRHTEDQTCPLRLERVARQIVGRCEGLPLAITAVGNLLSFKRLDSFEWDKFYNQLNWELHNRLDNQGLNMVTRLLGLSYRHLPAHLKNCFLLSSIFPEDYMIHGKWLSRLLIAEGLVEPRKNMTLEEIATEYIEKLVDRCLLQVVRRDKLGRIWQLQMHDIVRELAISISEKEGFCMIYTSKEAHTSVVGCEPRRLSVHENYDRVQQIINAQRIRSFYPYQLDSDYSVMSNVQWVSTSARYLKVLELSNIPITTLPRDIGSLFNLHYLGLRRTKVKQLPESIDRLQNLRTLDIYLTEIGKLPSGVTRLRLLRHLIAGKAEATYFGLADVYSGVQMPNGTWQSLDINVFTGISASNKLVEQLAKLTQLRSLKLSDVKSTHYAKLFVSISKMRLLQSLLIETANRDECVSLEALNPAPHHLELLFMKGKLHESVIGCHLFEVNRLSLRELNLQNSRLSIDPLPSLSNFCNLTLLGLFNTYSGESLLFQAGWFPKLQTLTLAELQNVNSIVIQEYSMANLYNLALICLKNLEYLPQGMEFLKSVEEFNLVGMHHKFMEDVQAGSSYEKVKHIPVVDYFDQSKGRWDRLSRVYGKDQDNKHQQ, from the exons ATGGATGAAGATGGAAACGTGGGGATTGGAGGCAAAT ACACAGATGGGCTCATTTCTCATTCACTCAGAGTGTCAAAACAGCGATCATGCGTCCACAAGTACGCTGCCGGAGCCA ATGTCAGCCTGCAATGCAGGTCATCAAAGCAGGAGCATATGAGCACCACTGAGGTCAG ATTTGAGGACTGGATGGCAGAGGCTGTGGTGTTTGGAATCCTATGCAAGATTGGATCCATCTTGAGTTCACATCTAACACAGGCGTTCGTTGCACACTTGGGAAAGGAGGTATCAGTTTTCATTGAAATTGAAAGCAGTATTAAGCAAATCAGAAGTGAGTTTAGGTTGATGCAAGCTTTCCTGCAAGACGGCCAAGAAAAAGAAAGTCATAGCAGGCTGGCAGAAACCTTTCTACACGAAGTTCAGCAGGTATCATTTGAAGTTGAAGACATTCTGGATGAATTTGTCTATTTGTTTGGCCAAAAACAAACCGCATCTCTAAAATCATTGAGGAACTTCTTTCCAAAATCTAAAAGTATGATGCACTGGCAGAGACTAGCAGCAGAGCTCAAAGAAGCGCAGAACCGCCTCCAGAATTTGCGAAATTTGAAGGTTCAGTACAATATTGACTTATCCGAAGAAAGTCCTAGTTCTATCAGGTATGAAGATAGCCAAGTTCACACAATCCAACACATAAAGCATAATAACAAAATTGTTGGTTTTGCAAACGAGCGAGACTGCCTACAAGAGCTGCTGATGACAAACGAGAAATCATGCTCAATAATTTCCATATGGGGCATGGGAGGTTCAGGTAAAACTACTCTTGTCAAAACTGTTTTTGAAAGAAAAGCTATCAAGAATCGTTTTGATTGCCTGATCTGGGTAACTGTGTCACAAACATATGACATTACTGAAATAATGAGAAAGATTATACAATGTGCATTGAAGGAAACTTGCCCAGCTGACCTAGAAAGCATGTGTAGTGAAGGTGTAGCCCTGAAGCTCCAGGGGACTTTGCAGGGAAGGACATACATGATGATCTTGGATGATGTGTGGGATACAAATGTTTGGTTCAACTTGGAACCTTTTCTAGATTTGAACAGCAGAGGAAGCAAGGTTGTAATTACTACTCGCATAAACGATGTTGCTTCTTTGGCAGATGACAAGAACCGCCTTCAACTACGAGGACTAAACGAGGCAGAGTCTTGGGACCTCTTTTGCATGTGGGCATTCAGACATACTGAAGATCAAACATGTCCTCTCAGATTGGAGAGAGTAGCAAGACAGATTGTTGGCAGGTGTGAAGGTCTGCCATTAGCTATAACGGCTGTAGGCAATTTGCTATCATTCAAAAGACTGGATTCGTTTGAGTGGGATAAATTCTATAATCAACTAAATTGGGAATTGCACAATCGATTGGATAACCAAGGACTTAACATGGTGACCCGACTCCTAGGTTTAAGCTACAGGCATCTACCAGCCCACTTGAAGAACTGTTTCCTTTTGTCCAGTATCTTTCCAGAGGACTATATGATACACGGGAAGTGGCTAAGTAGACTGTTAATAGCAGAAGGTTTAGTTGAACCAAGGAAAAATATGACACTGGAGGAGATTGCAACAGAGTACATTGAAAAGCTAGTAGATCGCTGCCTGCTCCAAGTTGTCAGGAGGGATAAGCTTGGAAGAATATGGCAACTCCAGATGCATGACATTGTGAGGGAACTGGCAATTTCAATATCTGAAAAGGAAGGATTCTGCATGATTTATACTAGTAAAGAAGCACATACATCAGTGGTTGGGTGCGAGCCTCGTCGTTTATCAGTTCATGAGAATTATGACAGAGTCCAGCAAATTATAAATGCTCAACGTATTCGTTCTTTCTACCCATATCAATTGGATAGTGATTATTCCGTGATGTCAAATGTGCAATGGGTGTCAACAAGTGCTAGATACTTGAAGGTTCTAGAATTAAGCAATATTCCAATCACAACACTGCCGAGAGACATTGGGAGCTTGTTCAATTTACATTATTTAGGATTGAGACGAACCAAGGTCAAGCAACTTCCTGAATCAATTGACAGGCTCCAAAATCTCCGAACTTTGGACATCTACCTTACTGAAATAGGAAAACTGCCCAGCGGCGTAACCAGGCTAAGGTTGCTACGCCATCTGATTGCAGGCAAAGCTGAAGCTACTTATTTTGGCCTTGCCGATGTCTACTCAGGTGTGCAAATGCCTAATGGAACATGGCAATCGCTGGACATAAATGTATTCACAGGCATTTCTGCAAGCAACAAGTTGGTGGAACAATTGGCTAAGTTAACACAGCTGAGATCGCTGAAGCTGTCAGACGTTAAAAGTACTCACTATGCCAAGCTATTTGTATCCATCAGCAAGATGCGTCTTCTACAGAGCCTGCTAATTGAGACTGCCAATAGGGATGAGTGTGTGAGCTTGGAAGCCCTGAACCCTGCACCTCATCACCTTGAACTACTCTTTATGAAAGGCAAACTCCATGAGAGCGTCATAGGCTGCCACCTGTTTGAGGTAAATAGGCTAAGCCTCCGAGAGCTGAATCTTCAGAATAGCAGGCTCAGCATTGATCCGCTTCCATCACTCTCCAATTTTTGTAACCTGACCCTTCTTGGTCTGTTCAACACTTACAGTGGAGAAAGCTTGCTCTTTCAGGCAGGGTGGTTTCCTAAGCTCCAAACACTCACTTTGGCTGAGCTGCAAAATGTCAATTCAATAGTGATACAGGAGTATAGCATGGCAAATCTCTACAACCTAGCTCTCATCTGCTTGAAAAATCTGGAGTATTTGCCCCAAGGCATGGAATTCCTAAAATCTGTTGAAGAGTTCAATCTAGTGGGCATGCACCACAAGTTCATGGAAGATGTACAAGCTGGTTCCTCATATGAGAAAGTCAAACACATACCGGTAGTTGACTACTTTGACCAAAGCAAAGGGAGGTGGGATCGACTTTCACGAGTTTATGGCAAAG ACCAAGACAACAAGCATCAGCAGTAA
- the LOC107280527 gene encoding disease resistance protein RPM1 isoform X2, producing MAEAVVFGILCKIGSILSSHLTQAFVAHLGKEVSVFIEIESSIKQIRSEFRLMQAFLQDGQEKESHSRLAETFLHEVQQVSFEVEDILDEFVYLFGQKQTASLKSLRNFFPKSKSMMHWQRLAAELKEAQNRLQNLRNLKVQYNIDLSEESPSSIRYEDSQVHTIQHIKHNNKIVGFANERDCLQELLMTNEKSCSIISIWGMGGSGKTTLVKTVFERKAIKNRFDCLIWVTVSQTYDITEIMRKIIQCALKETCPADLESMCSEGVALKLQGTLQGRTYMMILDDVWDTNVWFNLEPFLDLNSRGSKVVITTRINDVASLADDKNRLQLRGLNEAESWDLFCMWAFRHTEDQTCPLRLERVARQIVGRCEGLPLAITAVGNLLSFKRLDSFEWDKFYNQLNWELHNRLDNQGLNMVTRLLGLSYRHLPAHLKNCFLLSSIFPEDYMIHGKWLSRLLIAEGLVEPRKNMTLEEIATEYIEKLVDRCLLQVVRRDKLGRIWQLQMHDIVRELAISISEKEGFCMIYTSKEAHTSVVGCEPRRLSVHENYDRVQQIINAQRIRSFYPYQLDSDYSVMSNVQWVSTSARYLKVLELSNIPITTLPRDIGSLFNLHYLGLRRTKVKQLPESIDRLQNLRTLDIYLTEIGKLPSGVTRLRLLRHLIAGKAEATYFGLADVYSGVQMPNGTWQSLDINVFTGISASNKLVEQLAKLTQLRSLKLSDVKSTHYAKLFVSISKMRLLQSLLIETANRDECVSLEALNPAPHHLELLFMKGKLHESVIGCHLFEVNRLSLRELNLQNSRLSIDPLPSLSNFCNLTLLGLFNTYSGESLLFQAGWFPKLQTLTLAELQNVNSIVIQEYSMANLYNLALICLKNLEYLPQGMEFLKSVEEFNLVGMHHKFMEDVQAGSSYEKVKHIPVVDYFDQSKGRWDRLSRVYGKDQDNKHQQ from the exons ATGGCAGAGGCTGTGGTGTTTGGAATCCTATGCAAGATTGGATCCATCTTGAGTTCACATCTAACACAGGCGTTCGTTGCACACTTGGGAAAGGAGGTATCAGTTTTCATTGAAATTGAAAGCAGTATTAAGCAAATCAGAAGTGAGTTTAGGTTGATGCAAGCTTTCCTGCAAGACGGCCAAGAAAAAGAAAGTCATAGCAGGCTGGCAGAAACCTTTCTACACGAAGTTCAGCAGGTATCATTTGAAGTTGAAGACATTCTGGATGAATTTGTCTATTTGTTTGGCCAAAAACAAACCGCATCTCTAAAATCATTGAGGAACTTCTTTCCAAAATCTAAAAGTATGATGCACTGGCAGAGACTAGCAGCAGAGCTCAAAGAAGCGCAGAACCGCCTCCAGAATTTGCGAAATTTGAAGGTTCAGTACAATATTGACTTATCCGAAGAAAGTCCTAGTTCTATCAGGTATGAAGATAGCCAAGTTCACACAATCCAACACATAAAGCATAATAACAAAATTGTTGGTTTTGCAAACGAGCGAGACTGCCTACAAGAGCTGCTGATGACAAACGAGAAATCATGCTCAATAATTTCCATATGGGGCATGGGAGGTTCAGGTAAAACTACTCTTGTCAAAACTGTTTTTGAAAGAAAAGCTATCAAGAATCGTTTTGATTGCCTGATCTGGGTAACTGTGTCACAAACATATGACATTACTGAAATAATGAGAAAGATTATACAATGTGCATTGAAGGAAACTTGCCCAGCTGACCTAGAAAGCATGTGTAGTGAAGGTGTAGCCCTGAAGCTCCAGGGGACTTTGCAGGGAAGGACATACATGATGATCTTGGATGATGTGTGGGATACAAATGTTTGGTTCAACTTGGAACCTTTTCTAGATTTGAACAGCAGAGGAAGCAAGGTTGTAATTACTACTCGCATAAACGATGTTGCTTCTTTGGCAGATGACAAGAACCGCCTTCAACTACGAGGACTAAACGAGGCAGAGTCTTGGGACCTCTTTTGCATGTGGGCATTCAGACATACTGAAGATCAAACATGTCCTCTCAGATTGGAGAGAGTAGCAAGACAGATTGTTGGCAGGTGTGAAGGTCTGCCATTAGCTATAACGGCTGTAGGCAATTTGCTATCATTCAAAAGACTGGATTCGTTTGAGTGGGATAAATTCTATAATCAACTAAATTGGGAATTGCACAATCGATTGGATAACCAAGGACTTAACATGGTGACCCGACTCCTAGGTTTAAGCTACAGGCATCTACCAGCCCACTTGAAGAACTGTTTCCTTTTGTCCAGTATCTTTCCAGAGGACTATATGATACACGGGAAGTGGCTAAGTAGACTGTTAATAGCAGAAGGTTTAGTTGAACCAAGGAAAAATATGACACTGGAGGAGATTGCAACAGAGTACATTGAAAAGCTAGTAGATCGCTGCCTGCTCCAAGTTGTCAGGAGGGATAAGCTTGGAAGAATATGGCAACTCCAGATGCATGACATTGTGAGGGAACTGGCAATTTCAATATCTGAAAAGGAAGGATTCTGCATGATTTATACTAGTAAAGAAGCACATACATCAGTGGTTGGGTGCGAGCCTCGTCGTTTATCAGTTCATGAGAATTATGACAGAGTCCAGCAAATTATAAATGCTCAACGTATTCGTTCTTTCTACCCATATCAATTGGATAGTGATTATTCCGTGATGTCAAATGTGCAATGGGTGTCAACAAGTGCTAGATACTTGAAGGTTCTAGAATTAAGCAATATTCCAATCACAACACTGCCGAGAGACATTGGGAGCTTGTTCAATTTACATTATTTAGGATTGAGACGAACCAAGGTCAAGCAACTTCCTGAATCAATTGACAGGCTCCAAAATCTCCGAACTTTGGACATCTACCTTACTGAAATAGGAAAACTGCCCAGCGGCGTAACCAGGCTAAGGTTGCTACGCCATCTGATTGCAGGCAAAGCTGAAGCTACTTATTTTGGCCTTGCCGATGTCTACTCAGGTGTGCAAATGCCTAATGGAACATGGCAATCGCTGGACATAAATGTATTCACAGGCATTTCTGCAAGCAACAAGTTGGTGGAACAATTGGCTAAGTTAACACAGCTGAGATCGCTGAAGCTGTCAGACGTTAAAAGTACTCACTATGCCAAGCTATTTGTATCCATCAGCAAGATGCGTCTTCTACAGAGCCTGCTAATTGAGACTGCCAATAGGGATGAGTGTGTGAGCTTGGAAGCCCTGAACCCTGCACCTCATCACCTTGAACTACTCTTTATGAAAGGCAAACTCCATGAGAGCGTCATAGGCTGCCACCTGTTTGAGGTAAATAGGCTAAGCCTCCGAGAGCTGAATCTTCAGAATAGCAGGCTCAGCATTGATCCGCTTCCATCACTCTCCAATTTTTGTAACCTGACCCTTCTTGGTCTGTTCAACACTTACAGTGGAGAAAGCTTGCTCTTTCAGGCAGGGTGGTTTCCTAAGCTCCAAACACTCACTTTGGCTGAGCTGCAAAATGTCAATTCAATAGTGATACAGGAGTATAGCATGGCAAATCTCTACAACCTAGCTCTCATCTGCTTGAAAAATCTGGAGTATTTGCCCCAAGGCATGGAATTCCTAAAATCTGTTGAAGAGTTCAATCTAGTGGGCATGCACCACAAGTTCATGGAAGATGTACAAGCTGGTTCCTCATATGAGAAAGTCAAACACATACCGGTAGTTGACTACTTTGACCAAAGCAAAGGGAGGTGGGATCGACTTTCACGAGTTTATGGCAAAG ACCAAGACAACAAGCATCAGCAGTAA
- the LOC4334964 gene encoding serine/arginine-rich splicing factor RS31 isoform X2, with translation MLSSDPSMESTNNHTSALHTIRYFAGFAFVYFEDERDGDEAIRALDGYPFGPGRRRLSVEWSRGDRGSRRDGYSKPPVNTKPTKTLFVINFDPINTRVTDIERHFEPFGKLSNVRIRRNFAFVQFETQEEATKALEATHSTKLLDRVISVEYAFRDDTERGDRYDGARGGYGRRDDSPYRRSVSPVYRSRPSPDYGRQRSPVYGSYDRSPVNDRYRSRSPVRRSRSPLANRRAYD, from the exons ATGCTTAGCTCTGATCCATCAATGGAATCTACCAATAACCACACTAGTGCTCTTCATACCATCAGATATTTTGCAG GATTTGCTTTTGTCTACTTTGAGGATGAGCGTGATGGTGATGAGGCCATACGAGCCCTTGATGGCTATCCTTTTGGCCCTGGGAGGCGCAGGCTTTCGGTGGAGTGGTCACGG GGTGATCGTGGTTCCAGGCGTGATGGCTATAGCAAACCACCTGTGAATACTAAACCCACGAAGACACTATTTGTCATTAACTTTGACCCCATCAACACCAGAGTCACTGATATCGAAAGGCATTTCGAACCATTTGGAAAGCTTTCGAATGTTCGGATCAGGAGGAACTTTGCTTTTGTGCAGTTTGAAACACAGGAAGAGGCCACAAAAGCACTTGAAGCTACTCATTCTAC CAAGTTGTTGGACAGGGTGATTTCTGTTGAGTATGCCTTCAGGGATGATACAGAACGAGGTGACAGGTATGATGGTGCAAGAGGTGGCTATGGTAGGCGAGATGATAGTCCATATCGTCGATCAGTTAGTCCAGTGTACAGGTCACGCCCAAGTCCTGACTACGGTCGTCAAAGGAGTCCTGTGTACGGTTCGTATGACAGGAGTCCTGTTAATGATCGCTATCGAAG CCGATCTCCTGTCCGGCGATCAAGATCCCCACTTGCCAACAGAAGAGCTTATGATTGA